Proteins from a genomic interval of Caulobacter rhizosphaerae:
- a CDS encoding acyltransferase family protein: MKAFPPLKPDSEDMLHLDALRIVGALMIVVFHFNRYINLDGRWQVADDMIKGFSLIVDLFFLISGYVMAAIYTGRLTSWNKYGTFLKKRVARLGPLHWATMLVFIGVWAAGVMGWGGDVDPKRYDLSCIAPNVLFVHAWHTCHSQTWNFVSWAISGEMGLYLALPLLFWITARGRVVTALVAVASFVLLLLNPDGEMPFHQWTWNFGVLRAVPGFLLGMLAFQLRAPLGKLPFARFWMWGLLAVFLVASTLRIERTLLLLIVYALGLAGVAADAAGPQGGISRRLAPWAQLSFSLYLLHPIALKMGINWVGVAAWGLNGDALRLWVLFWVLALIPLAYLSLVLFERPARDWISGLGQKRARAH, encoded by the coding sequence ATGAAAGCCTTCCCGCCGCTGAAGCCCGACTCCGAGGACATGCTGCACCTGGACGCCCTGCGCATCGTCGGGGCGCTGATGATCGTTGTCTTCCACTTCAACCGCTACATCAACCTGGATGGGCGCTGGCAGGTCGCGGACGACATGATCAAGGGCTTCAGCCTGATCGTGGACCTGTTCTTCCTGATCTCCGGCTATGTCATGGCGGCGATCTATACGGGCCGGCTGACCAGCTGGAACAAGTACGGGACCTTCCTGAAGAAGCGGGTGGCGCGGCTGGGGCCGCTGCACTGGGCGACCATGCTGGTGTTCATCGGCGTCTGGGCAGCCGGGGTGATGGGCTGGGGCGGCGACGTCGATCCCAAGCGCTACGATCTCTCCTGCATCGCGCCCAACGTCCTGTTCGTCCACGCCTGGCATACCTGCCACAGCCAGACCTGGAACTTCGTCAGCTGGGCGATCAGCGGCGAGATGGGCCTGTACCTGGCCCTGCCGCTGCTGTTCTGGATCACGGCGCGGGGGCGGGTCGTCACGGCCCTGGTGGCGGTGGCCAGCTTCGTGCTGCTGCTGCTCAACCCCGACGGCGAGATGCCCTTCCACCAGTGGACCTGGAACTTCGGGGTGCTGCGGGCCGTGCCGGGCTTCCTGCTGGGTATGCTGGCGTTCCAGCTGCGCGCGCCGCTGGGCAAGCTGCCGTTCGCGCGCTTCTGGATGTGGGGGCTGTTGGCGGTGTTCCTGGTCGCCTCGACCTTGCGGATCGAGCGCACCCTGCTGCTGCTGATCGTCTACGCCCTGGGCCTGGCCGGCGTCGCCGCCGACGCGGCCGGCCCGCAGGGCGGGATCAGCCGCCGCCTAGCCCCCTGGGCCCAGCTGAGCTTCAGCCTCTACCTGTTGCACCCGATCGCCCTGAAGATGGGGATCAACTGGGTCGGGGTGGCCGCCTGGGGCCTGAACGGCGACGCCCTGCGGCTTTGGGTGCTGTTCTGGGTTCTGGCCCTGATCCCGCTGGCCTATCTGTCGCTGGTGCTGTTCGAGCGCCCGGCGCGGGACTGGATCAGCGGGCTGGGCCAGAAGAGGGCGCGCGCCCATTGA
- a CDS encoding M23 family metallopeptidase produces MQEFDPRRPTLRLAPKVFTAIAGLAALGLAWKLTAPDAPVQVVKAPLDASALAALQHAAFASAEAQPGFERPESIPVQVRPGETLENAVLRTGIAPNDARQVVAALQGAIDTVNIKAGMAFEAAIAERRNGRAGSARLIGLSMRTGPSSTLTVSRTFDGAMKLRELEEKVTDETKVACGEMKGSFYESVADVGGTPAVISEAAKLFAHKIDFSRDIKEGDRFCLVFDRKVTESGRTVEAGDLEYAEVKGQKFYAFERNGEDGKPQFFDELGKNIKGFLLRTPVDGARITSTFGQRKHPVLGYTRAHKGVDFGAGQGTPILAAGDGVVLEARRWSGYGNWLRIRHSGQWDTGYGHISRYAPGIRPGVHVRQGQVVAYVGSTGLATGPHLHYEVWLNGQRVNPIGAKVPQGTILAGAELSRFKAQRAHIDTLLAQGGDAVEDKTAPKLAMASLDKTKGPTLR; encoded by the coding sequence TGGTCAAGGCGCCGCTCGACGCCAGCGCCCTGGCCGCCCTGCAGCACGCCGCCTTCGCCAGCGCCGAAGCCCAGCCGGGCTTCGAGCGTCCGGAATCGATCCCCGTCCAGGTGCGTCCCGGCGAGACCCTGGAAAACGCCGTGCTGCGCACCGGCATCGCCCCCAACGACGCCCGCCAGGTGGTGGCCGCCCTGCAGGGCGCGATCGACACCGTCAACATCAAGGCCGGCATGGCCTTCGAGGCCGCCATCGCCGAGCGCCGCAACGGCCGCGCGGGCTCGGCCCGGCTGATCGGCCTGTCGATGCGCACCGGCCCGTCCTCCACCCTGACCGTCTCGCGCACCTTCGACGGCGCGATGAAGCTGCGCGAGCTGGAGGAAAAGGTCACCGACGAGACCAAGGTGGCCTGCGGCGAGATGAAGGGGTCGTTCTACGAGAGCGTCGCCGACGTGGGCGGCACTCCGGCGGTGATCAGCGAGGCGGCCAAGCTGTTCGCGCACAAGATCGACTTCTCGCGCGACATCAAGGAAGGCGACCGCTTCTGCCTGGTGTTCGATCGCAAGGTCACCGAGAGCGGCCGCACGGTCGAGGCGGGCGACCTGGAATACGCCGAGGTCAAGGGCCAGAAGTTCTACGCCTTCGAGCGTAACGGCGAAGACGGCAAGCCGCAGTTCTTCGACGAGCTGGGCAAGAACATCAAAGGCTTCCTGCTGCGCACTCCGGTCGACGGGGCCCGCATCACCTCCACCTTCGGCCAGCGCAAGCACCCGGTGCTGGGCTATACCCGCGCCCACAAGGGCGTCGACTTCGGGGCCGGCCAAGGCACCCCGATCCTGGCGGCCGGCGACGGCGTCGTGCTGGAGGCCCGCCGCTGGAGCGGCTACGGCAACTGGCTGCGCATCCGCCATTCGGGCCAGTGGGACACCGGCTACGGCCACATCTCGCGCTACGCCCCCGGCATCCGTCCGGGCGTCCACGTGCGCCAGGGCCAGGTGGTGGCCTATGTCGGCTCCACCGGCCTGGCGACCGGCCCGCACCTGCACTACGAGGTCTGGCTCAACGGCCAGCGGGTCAACCCGATCGGCGCCAAGGTGCCCCAGGGCACCATCCTGGCCGGCGCCGAGCTGTCGCGCTTCAAGGCCCAGCGCGCGCACATCGATACCCTGCTGGCGCAAGGCGGCGACGCGGTCGAGGACAAGACGGCCCCGAAGCTGGCCATGGCCAGCCTGGACAAGACCAAGGGACCGACGCTGCGGTAA
- a CDS encoding SulP family inorganic anion transporter, with protein MTFLTPLRREWLGQPRADLLSGTVVALALIPEALAFSFIAGVDPAVGLYASFVIAMTIAFVGGRPAMISAATGAMSLLMGGLVRDHGIEFLFAASLLTGLIQVAIGVLRLGRYVRFVSKSVMSGFVNSLGILIFLAQLPQLMHGDWRTFAMVGAGLAIIYLFPRLTRAVPSPLVAILLVSAVAIAFKVDVTTVGDLGKLPTTLPGFHIPAVPLTWETLRIIGPVSLTLAFVGLLESLLTANLLDDLTDTPSDKDRETRGQGIANIVSPLLGGMAGCAMIGQSMINVTSGGRGRLSTFWAGLFLLILILVLRDWVARIPMAALVAVMIMVSIKTFDWNSVTKLRSTPVQSTLVMLAVTATVLATHDLSKGVVLGVVLSVVFFARKVGKVLSVREIPAEDETVRRYAVSGQIFFVSADLFAAAFEFHGKPRRVEIDLTGAHLWDLTAVAAVDKVVFRYRRQGAEVEVIGMNQAAATLVERVGRHDKTHLPEGAGH; from the coding sequence ATGACCTTCCTGACCCCCCTCCGTCGCGAGTGGCTGGGCCAGCCGCGCGCCGACCTGCTGTCGGGCACGGTCGTGGCCCTGGCCCTGATCCCTGAGGCCCTGGCCTTTTCGTTCATCGCCGGGGTCGATCCCGCCGTGGGCCTGTACGCCTCGTTCGTGATCGCCATGACCATCGCCTTCGTCGGCGGCCGGCCGGCGATGATCTCGGCCGCCACCGGCGCGATGTCGCTGCTGATGGGCGGTTTGGTCCGCGACCACGGGATCGAGTTCCTGTTCGCCGCCAGCCTGCTGACCGGCCTGATCCAGGTGGCGATCGGCGTGCTGCGCCTGGGCCGCTACGTGCGGTTCGTCTCCAAGTCGGTGATGAGCGGTTTCGTCAATTCGCTGGGCATCCTGATCTTCCTGGCCCAGCTGCCTCAGCTGATGCATGGCGACTGGCGGACCTTCGCCATGGTCGGCGCCGGGCTGGCGATCATCTATCTGTTTCCGAGACTGACCCGGGCCGTGCCCTCGCCCCTGGTGGCCATCCTGCTGGTGAGCGCCGTGGCGATCGCCTTCAAGGTGGACGTGACCACCGTCGGCGACCTGGGCAAGCTGCCGACGACCCTGCCGGGGTTCCACATCCCCGCCGTGCCCCTGACCTGGGAGACCCTGCGGATCATCGGCCCGGTGTCCCTGACCCTGGCCTTCGTCGGCCTGCTGGAAAGCCTGCTGACCGCCAACCTGCTGGACGACCTCACCGACACCCCGTCGGACAAGGATCGCGAGACGCGCGGCCAGGGAATCGCCAACATCGTCTCGCCGCTGCTGGGCGGCATGGCCGGCTGTGCGATGATCGGCCAGTCGATGATCAACGTCACCTCCGGCGGACGCGGCCGGCTGTCGACCTTTTGGGCCGGACTGTTCCTGCTGATCCTGATCCTGGTGCTGCGCGACTGGGTGGCCCGGATCCCGATGGCGGCCCTGGTGGCGGTGATGATCATGGTGTCGATCAAGACCTTCGACTGGAATTCGGTGACGAAGCTCCGCTCCACCCCGGTGCAGTCGACGCTCGTAATGCTGGCGGTCACCGCGACCGTGCTGGCCACCCACGATCTGTCCAAGGGCGTGGTGCTGGGCGTGGTGCTCAGCGTCGTGTTCTTCGCCAGGAAGGTCGGCAAGGTGCTGTCCGTGCGCGAGATCCCGGCCGAAGACGAGACCGTGCGGCGGTACGCGGTCAGCGGCCAGATCTTCTTCGTCTCGGCCGACCTGTTCGCCGCGGCGTTCGAGTTCCACGGCAAGCCGCGCCGCGTCGAGATCGACCTCACGGGGGCCCACCTCTGGGACCTGACCGCCGTCGCCGCAGTCGACAAGGTCGTGTTCCGCTACCGCCGGCAGGGCGCGGAGGTCGAGGTCATCGGCATGAACCAGGCCGCCGCGACGCTGGTCGAGCGGGTGGGGCGTCATGACAAGACCCACTTGCCGGAGGGGGCGGGACATTAG